The following is a genomic window from Thunnus maccoyii chromosome 13, fThuMac1.1, whole genome shotgun sequence.
CTTCTCTTTCCGTTCATCAGGCAAATCAAAAGGCAAAGCCACCAGTACCAACGGAGGAACCAGCTCACTGGATAACTGATTATCATTGCAGGGACAGGACTTGTGTCATCCTGCTATTACTGTCAGAAGAAGAACTAAACATTTGTAAGAATCCAGTCTTTGACAGGTTGAACACTCCAGGTGGGCTGTCACCTGTACATCTCAGAGGGAGGATACCTCTGCAAGGACTTTCCTCTGGAGAGAAATGATTGCACTTTCAGGACAGAAGTCACACTTAATCGCATTATTGAAGTTGAAAAGTGATTATGAAGCTTATCTCTTTCGAGGCATTTGCTGCTTTGTGGACCATTCGAACACAAACTATAGCAGGAGTGTTTGATTGTGACTGATGGTGGAAATACTCGAAAACTATCTAATGATATAAAACTCCAGTATGACACTGTTGGTCGCACTTTggacttttatgttttttagcaGCACATGTAAAATCCTTGGGTTGTATAAAagtaatttattattatgtgGTTCTCATGAAACAAGTGCTATTTATTTTACTAAAACAAGTCATCATAGTTgcattacactgtaaaatagacattgctgtgtttttccatACAAAGGTAATTTTAAACATAGTTTAAATAagttaacaaaaaaacactcttaATCTAGTTGTAATGTTCATTCATAATTGCTTATACATGGCTTTAGAATGTTGTTCAATGTTGTATCTATAAGAAAAAGATCATatatttattgtactttttattttataaaggtACTTTGTGAAATATCATTGAAATTTCTGCTCATAAATGCATTTCAGTTTGCTTCTGAAACTTCAACCCTTCTTTTCAGTTGAATCGTCTCTTCAGAATAACTCAGACTtgttattaaaacaataaatacagtcTATCAGTGTCAGtgaaacacatactgtaggatCTCTAGCAGACTTTTCAAGGTGGGCAAAGttgaaactttttaaattttgactgttgtcggtaaaaaaaaaaaaactaaactaaaaaaaaacatgtccagGTCCTGCTGTCCTTGTCTCTCCTGTTGACTCCAATTAATTCAAAAGTGAATTTAGACACATTATTAAGACTTCAGCTGATACTTTTATGGACATAAAATTATCGCAATAACCGTCATTACTGTGCAGCAAGGTTGCATCTAATGTGCTCTCATAAAATGTCTTGCATCGTTTGCAGGCAAAATCTTTTATAAACCTAAAAACTAAATTGTGTGTTAACATTTAGAGCATTATTCATctatttttaattgtaaacCTCAAGTTTCACATCAGTGCGAATACTGCAACAATTCTGCATTTTTGATTGGAAAAAACTGAACTTTGAAGTCTGAAGGAAGTGTTCAGAGATGCTCTGCAGAGACATTGGGAGCAACAAGATTGATATTTATTCAAAGTTTGCGACACAGTGATGTGTGGAGTGGACGTACTCAGGGTTAGATATGAAATGGCTACTAGCAACTAGAGACAGTAATTAACATATGATCCTTTTGACGTGATACTCAAGCTAAGATTCAAAGGAGTATGCTGCATCCTTCAAAGGCAAAATGGTAGAATCAGgatgtaaaaatgtacatacattTGCATTATgttagagaaaaagaaaaatcttttaACTTACTGCATTCATTATGGGACTTCAGAGCAACCAAATTaagtaattttatttaattttcaggTTTATTTTGCATCATGAAAAGGAAAggatatttatattatataaggACTGTGATGAACATGCACCATGTGCTTTACAAATCTACAACCAATTCAGAATGctgaaaaaaattaacaaagCCATTTCAGTGTCTAAAGGcacattatatgtatatatggcTGGAGTGTGAAACAGAAAGCGGCTGCAAAATTTGAGATGtgtattatttctgttgttatatttgaaaatgtttaatttattgaaaataaattatttttgaagCCTCAATCTGGATCCGACTGAATGACTTAttgattgttatttttatccattttaaCATGCATTATTCCGTTACCTTAAAGCATGGAACCCTTTGTTTTatgatataaatacaaaatttgCCTTTGTTGAGCCATTTAGGTTTAAATAAGCCCATTGTCATCATCTGAGATTGTATAAAAGGCATCGAAATGAGTTCTGACACAGGTGTATTTAATATCCTCCTTGTGAAGCTTCAAATTTAGTATTCTCAGAGGCAAACTATACCTGGAATATTCATAAATTGGCCTGATAATAGATTAAACATGACCGAGCCTTAAAGGTAAACTGAAAATATGCTTGTGTCTACGTGATATGCAGCATCAATGTGCATAAAATACATGCTGCACTAGATCTGCTTTACCGCAGAATTTGTAAGCGCCAAAAACTTGAAGCTGGAGGGAAGACACTGGATTGGTCTTCTGTATCCGCCCCTTTGCGTCTAAACAACCAGACAACCAATCGCGTTTCTTTCTTCTAGAGCGCCCGTTCTAATTGGTTGAAGACCAGGACAACCACGCCAATAGTGTCTGACTTCCGTTTCCCTTTGTCCCTTCAGAGCCAATCATGTTTAGCTATTTTCACCGCAAAAGCCAATCGCGTTTTAGGGCGGGACAAAGCGTGGGGTTTATATCCAGGTTgtgaggctgtttttttttccaattcacTTGGAAACCTTTGATTGCTGTGTCGAACCACGGTAGATCAACTCAACAATGTCTGGAAGAGGCAAAACCGGAGCTAAGGCCCGCGCCAAGGCGAAGACCCGCAGCTCCCGGGCCGGCCTTCAGTTCCCCGTCGGCCGTGTGCACCGTCTCCTCCGCAAAGGGAACTACGCGGAGCGAGTTGGCGCCGGAGCCCCCGTGTACCTGGCCGCCGTGCTGGAGTACCTCACTGCTGAGATCCTGGAGTTGGCCGGCAACGCAGCCCGGGACAACAAGAAGACCCGTATCATCCCTCGTCACCTCCAGCTGGCTGTACGCAACGACGAGGAGCTGAACAAACTGCTCGGTGGTGTGACCATCGCCCAGGGCGGCGTCCTGCCCAACATTCAGGCCGTGCTGCTGCCCAAGAAGACCGGCCAGTCTGCACCGAGCTCCGGCAAGGCGGGAAAGAAGGCCTCCTCTCAGTCTCAGGAGTATTAGCCTCCTGGCTAACAACTTCCACCCCAAAGGCCCTTTTAAGGGCCACCCACCCTCATTGAAAGAGCAACTTTTCCTCTTTATCGCTGTCTTGTTCCATTTTCGCATGTTTCTATTTAATAAACGCATTGTTTTATAATAAAGTGGTCGTTCCCGTTCGTTGTTAGCGTCCTATAGACTCAGACAGGCTAACATGATCTGCCACTAAGTATAATTCGTGGTGTAATTCGGCAGCTAGGTTGATAAACATTGAGCAGGCTATTACAGGTCTGATGGGGGAAACGGTGAGGCCTTGACTCACTGACATGCACGACTAGTTTCATAGGCCAGGTCATGCAGCAGATTGCTGTCCATCTGGTCCTTACTACCATGACTGTGCAGCTTTGGACTCCTTTTGGAGTTCATATACTGCTTACCTGAAGTGTAATAGGGTGTAAACTCCACCTagtcaaaaataataatccCTGATCTAACACTCAGTTGCATGGTTTATTCATTAAGTACACTTAGCTGAAACTGATTCACTCTAATAAACCAGCAGTAAATCCTACTTTCAAGAGGGTCATGATATTAAGTTTTAGCTGAAATTGTCATAGAGGTcttcatttagtcatttttgaGCCTGTGCTGCtgtaatttcacttttttatataaatgaattGAATGTTAGAAGCATCACAAGCTACtccctccaaaatgaccataatatttaataaacacatctctaaaacagtttcacCAAAGACTGAAACATCATCGTCATGAGGGTTTTTCCAGAGCTACTGTACTGCACAAGTATCAAACATAAGACACTGAAAATTCATATGATGACATATAAACCCATTTTCACAGTTAGACTGAGTTGTTTTGAACAACACGTGTGGAATTTTATTCGTTAAACTGTTTTCTTTGGGTTAAAGTGCCCTGACTAGGGTTTTAAACATCTGTTTGGTTATGACCTGCATAACACAGTAACGGTTCTTTCTGCTTGAAGCTCCAGGTGTTTCCTCATTACatgtgaagaaacaaacaactgCAGCCTGTTTACCAGTAAGATTACAGTGGCATCCAATCAAATACATATGGTATTTGTACAAAGAGTAAACAAGGGAAGCAAtaacatcaacattttaattcCATCATCCGAAATATTTAAGAAGTGCCAGAAATGAGACACTATTCTTGTGACAGACGCAAAGGCAATTTGGATAAAGTCAGAGTACATCATGGGAATCATAAGATTAACATTTGCCACCTATTTATACAAATGTGAACACAAGGATCTGGGAAAACTCTGAAAACTCAGCTTGCCAACAAAGTCTACAATGAAAGTAAAACTCTTGAGACATGTCGTATCTGCCCATCATACAAGCCACATGTCAGTAAAACACACCAGGTTgcataaaaaaaagctttctgcACCTTGTCAAGACAATAACACAGTTCAATGATTGGATTGCAAACATCTAGGAGTTTCAAATCTAAATTATATCAGTTTCTGTCCTCACTGTTTTCTCAAAATGACACATATTAGCTACAATAGTAGTAAATAGCAATAGTATAGATCAGACAATGTCACACAAAAATATTAGTTATTATCATGATAGAGGGAGTGCACTTCCCTGACTTTGCCACCAGAGGTCAGATGTTTCATATCTGAGAGTTTGGATACATGTTTTGTACAAATAACTTGTCATTCCTCAGAAAAAGGGCTGTCActctttcccccccccccccctcttatccttgcatgtgttttctatttAATAACAATGGAAGACAGCTCATTGCGCACATTGTTCCATCAGATATTCAACTCAGATCCTGATCATAATCACACGCAATATCGATTATGTCTTCCTTTTAAAGATGGTGAAAGTGTTTCTTCTGGAAATGAAAGCACCATTAAACACCATTAGCAACATTATGTCAAAATATCTGAAAAGCTTTCCATTAGTTTAACTTGAtaattgcatattttttaaaaacctttttcttttaagaCATGCAGTCATTTGATGCCATCTGTGGCACAGATTGCTTGCTTTCTCAGACATGTGCAGCTAAAATCACCTGTAACCTTTCAGCAGGAGTAGCTAGAGCTTGcagatatttctgtctgctttGACTGTTTTATTAGTGGCAAAAGCGGCATGACGCACCAAGTTTGAACTGAGCCCAGGACAGGCTGAACCAATTACTCTAGCCTTGACAACGTGTCCAACACCAACAGCCAGGCTAAAAATTCCAGCCTGGGAGGAAAAAACCTGAATGTCCGCTGGCTGTGATGACTATAATTTCCTGATTGGCACTTTAAATTTACCAGCGGTGTTCCTCTCAGCTGTTAGTGAAAAAGGAAACCTCCtagagatttttgttttgtctgtttctttgtgCTTCATCAGTATTCTTGTAATTTCACGGGAGAGGCAGAAGTTATAGACATTGTTGACTTGAGAGACAAAGTGTCTGTGTCACACATGCTTCTTCCCAAGTGCAGACAAACATTGGCTTTCCCAGTCTAATCCTCTAGTTTGAAGTGACTTCATCCAAAAGACACTGTGTCCACATTTTGTTAATTACAGCTTGAAGAAACAGTGAATGGAACAAAAAGGTATTACCTAATGTTAGCTCAAGGAGGGAAAGCTTTTCCAAGTTCACCACTAAGTTCGACATACCTCACTTGTAAAAATCTAAAGAATTTAGAGATCTGAAGATAAATCTGCTTTGTGAGAGCAATGCAGGGATACAGAGTGGGTAGATTCAGATGAATGGGAAAAGGAACGATAAGTGGGGAGAGGATGAGGGCCGGAAAGAGGGGTGGACCTGGCAGAAAGATGTACTGAATGTTTCACTTTGAAACAAACTCAACAGCAGTGAAGAACTGACAGCATATTTCCATCCTCTAGAAGTGAACTGCATTGGGAGACTTTTCTCACGAGGAGCTGTGAGAACGCCTCGTCTCCCCGTGTTTTTAATCTTTGGACTGACTCATCCCACAGACAAGACGATGTTCCTAGCCAGCACGGGTAATGAGAAACACAaatatttgctgtgtttgtatgttgcATTGAGAGAAAGAATAAgtaggagagaagaggagataaTGGGGCTATTGTGGCAGCTTACGTTACAGCTCATGGCTGTCAGCCTAATATGACCCAGTTATTTCTCACTCACTGTTCACTGTGTGCCAGAGAGTTTTCAtactttttcagcatttttacaataatttgTTGTTGGCTTCTTATGGGCttattttctaatttaaatATTACAGAGCAGTCGGAGCAGGTGGAAATCATCTGGTTttacagagcgagagagagagagagagagagagagagagagagagagagagagagagagagagagagagagagagagagattaggaGCCAAACCCAGTGAATGTGAATGGacacttttatgtgtgtgtgagatcagGCTGCCTTTGGGGCTCATGTGTCCAGTAATGTACTTTGGTGGAATTACAGTCTGATCAAGTATTTCCACTGACAGGAGTGTGAGGTGCACATGTGCCTGAGTGAGTacatttttaacttaaaaatgaTAAGAAACCTTTACGTTTGTTTTAACAGATAGAAATATTTAATGATCAACAGCTTGTTTGCATGTAGAGTTGAGTTGCATTTTcttgaatttatttataaattatgAGAGACAAGTGGACAGATGTTAGAGAGGAAACAGCACATCTGTTAGGTGGGAGACTCAAGAGAAAGGTTTTGGGAATATCAACAACTTCCTGTTCTTGCTTATTCGTTTTAAGTGTGAGTGGGTGCATGCCCTATCAGAGTAGCATATGGGTGATCACATGATGTGTGTTAGTACGATGTGCATTGTGTGATGATTGCAGTATATGAGAATGTGGGTGTTTTATCAAGCGGAGCAAATCATAAGACACCGATGGCATTTATGTGTACTTATAGTCAGTATGTTGTTGGATATGTTTAGTTTTTTCTGATAACGTTGCACAGTTTAGACACCATGTTATACTGTATGGCAATGCTCTGTAAATACAGTGTCTGGGTCTGTGCTGTAGACGATGTTAATCTCTATAACCCACATGTGAATCAGTCTTTTATGACTCCTCATTGAGAATATGCCTGCAGCATTCCTCCCAGCTTGTGTATCACCACAACAAGCTCCACCACTCAAATGGTTAAGTTAATGGTCAAGGTAAGGGCAAATGTTATGTTTTGGCCTGTCAATCTTAGCGGAAGAGGCGAAATTTGTGAGCAGTCTAAGAGGAAGTGCTGTCTGAGTTCAGGGCAAGGATGTCCCTGTTACCTAATTTCATGTGAGAAGGAAGGTGatcaaaaaaacacatcctTGTGCCTGAATGTAACCTGTTTCTCTGATTGAGTCACCACTTGCATAGTCTGTATCCTGCTGGATCCTACTCAAGCATTTTGTACCTGATTGCATTTTTGAATTCTTCCATCTGTATACTGTCACATGTCCAGATATCCTGCAGAGATCTGCAGACAGCTGCTCCACAGGTCAGGGTAGACAGTGTATAGCACTGTGTAACTACAGGGCAGAGACATAATTCAAGACCTGTGAGAAATCCTCACACCAGTGTGAtcagtaaatacacacacactcattctgCAGCTGGCAAATCTTCCAGTAATTGTGGACATTTATCATCCTTGCACAGTGCTCCTAACATGTGTGAATGCTGAGGCATCCCTGCAGTCAGTTCAGGCGTACAACCACGACAGAGACCATTTAAAGGGAAAGTTGCATGAAATTACAGCCTTGGCAAGACAACAAACTTTAATAGTGCTCAGTAATCAAGTTAGATCACTCTACATAATGTAGCTGTAAACCTGTCCATGTTTAAACtccaaagcaaaataaaaaccctTTTTATATATGTAGCCTGGATGGTTTTAGTTTGAAATATTGAACCCTTACATCATCTTTTTATTTAACTTGATGTTACTGACTTGAAGCATTTGTGTGATTTGTAGACTTTCTGTT
Proteins encoded in this region:
- the LOC121909699 gene encoding histone H2AX, whose protein sequence is MSGRGKTGAKARAKAKTRSSRAGLQFPVGRVHRLLRKGNYAERVGAGAPVYLAAVLEYLTAEILELAGNAARDNKKTRIIPRHLQLAVRNDEELNKLLGGVTIAQGGVLPNIQAVLLPKKTGQSAPSSGKAGKKASSQSQEY